The DNA segment CTGCCGCGCTCGATGTCGCCCGGGATCGCGCATGCGAATCCCGGCTCCATGGCCGCTGACGTGATCCTGCGCCAAACCGCCACACTACTGGGGGCAATACGGCCAGAGGACGCTGGCCGTGCGCGATACGAACTGGATACCGCATTGGGAGCACAACGGGTCGACCACACTGGCCAATTGCAGCTTTGGGCGGGGCAGATAACGCTGGAGCTGCCCGATGGCGACCATCGACGGCTGCAAAGCCTCGCCGATGTCCGCAAGGACGAGGACGTATTCGAATCGCAATGTCGCTACGAGCGGAAGGTGCGTACGTATCTCGACGAGGATGTACTGACTGACCTCGGCAGCACTCTGGTGTGGTGGCTGGCGGGACCACGCACCGACGAGAAGCGACGCGTCGATGAAGCCGTCAGCAAGATCGGAAACTTCCGCCGGCTGAGTGAAACAGCCATGGGAACCGAATGCGCTGAGTCTTTCGGGGGCAACGGGTCGAACGGCCTGCTCGACCGGGCGAGCCCACAGCTCTCGCTGGAAATTCCAGTACCGCCGGGTTCTGGCGAAAGCAACGACGCGGTAGCTCAGGTGGATGCGCGCCCGAGCATGACAGCAGTTGCCGCAGCGGTTGTCGAACGGATGCGGGAGGGCCCGGAACGTGAGCTGTTCGCCGCCCAGTTCGCCAAGCTGCTGAGCAGGCATGGCTACGATGAAATCAGCGACGATATCGCTCGACGGTTCGACGGTGCCGAGGTAGTCGATGAGGATAAGGCTAATGGGCGCGTGGGGACACCTTCGGCAAATGAAACCTCGCCAGACGCCTTGGCGCCCAATGGAAGTCAGTCGGACAACGCACTCTCGGACGACGAGGCCACGCAACCCGATGGAGACCGCCACGGTCCGACCGACGGAGCACCCCGTCCGGCCGTCCAGGACCGCCAGGCGACCGGCGGCGACGGAACGGAGCTTCGTTGGAGAGCTACACGAGACGAAACCGGACGGGATGCCGGGATCACGCCGGATTGATGGTCTCGCCGTCCCGCCAATGCTCATCGATCGGGCCATGCGTGATCAGCTCTGACCACCGCTCACTGATTCCTGTTAGATATGCAGGTTGTGGCGGCGGTCTCCGGCAACCGGCCTCGCCGGGTATGTGACACTCATCCCGATGTGCTGCCCCGGTATGAAGCCGCTCCCGGAAGGGAACCTTTTCATGCCGGGGTTTCGCCTTGTGTCACAACACTGTTCGGCACCGGCACGGCTACCAGGAAAGGCTCAGTGTGGCATCCGAACCCGGAACCAATCTGCTCATCGTGGACGACGAACCCACGGTGCGCGAACTCCTGGCCGCCACACTGCGATTCGCCGGTTTCGCGGTGACCTCGGCCGCCAGTGGCGGCGAAGGACTCCAGCAGGCCCGGCTCAACACCCCTGACCTGGTGCTGCTGGACGTGATGCTGCCGGACATGGACGGCTTCGAAGTGATCCAGCGCCTCCGCAAGCAAGCCGGCGCGGGCGTTCCGGTACCCGTCCTGTTCCTCAGCGCGCGCGACGATTCCGCCGACAAGATCAACGGGCTCAGGCTCGGCGGCGACGACTACATCACCAAACCCTTCGACCCGGAGGAGTTGATCGCGCGGATCCACGCCGTGCTCCGCCGCTCCGGCGGCCGCGCTCCTCGCGACACCTTGCGGGTCGGCGACCTGGAACTGGAGGTGGACGGACACCAGGTCTTGCGCGCCGACACGCCGATCAGGTTGTCCCCGACCGAGTTTCGCCTGCTGCGGTACCTGATGCTCAACGCGGGCACGGTGGTGTCCAAACGGCAGATCCTCGACCAGGTCTGGGAGTACGACTTCGGCGGCGATCCCAGCATCGTCGACACCTACATCAGCTACCTGCGCCGCAAGATCGACAAGACCACGCCCAAGCTGCTGCACACGGTGCACGGCATCGGCTACGTGCTCCGCGAGCCAAGGACGTGACGAATCCGCGGAGGTCACGCGGCCTTTCATTGCGCGCCCGGGTACTGCTGATCGCGAGCTTGCTGCTCGCCGTAGGGCTGACCGTCGGCAGTGTGATCGTGACCAGTTTTCTGCACAACCACCTGATGAGCCGCATCGACGCGCAACTGGGCCCGATGGCGACCGGCATGGCGCAGCAGGTGCGCTCCCCCGATTCCTTCGAAACGACGACCTTCGCCGACGACGGCGGATTCTGGGACAACTACGTCGCGTTCCTGGACCCGGACGGCGCGCTGATCGTCGAACAACTCCCCCGAGGGCGGCCCAGTGCCACCGACCCCGCACTGCCACGCCTGGACATCGCGGCGGTCGACACGCGCGGCGGGCGCCCTTTCGACGTTCCGAGCAAGGACGGTTCGGAAACCTGGCGGGTGCTCGCGCTGACCACGAGCAACATCGCCGCCGACGGAACCTCCGGCGTGCAGATTCGCCGCGAGACCGTGGTGGTGGCCGCTTCGCTGAGCGAGGTGCAGGCGACCATCACGCGGTTGAACACCATCTCACTGGCCACCGGAGCGGGCTTGCTGATCGTGCTCACCGTGGTGGGATCGTTCGCCATCCGAGCCGGGCTGCGACCGCTGCGGCGCATCGAGGTCACCTTGGCGGGTGTCGCCGAAGGCGACCTCAGCCAGCGCGTTCCCGCCATGGCCGCGCCGGGCACCGAGATCGGCCGCCTTTCCGGCGCGCTGAACAACATGCTCGCGCAGAACGAGGCGGCCTTCACGGCCAAGGAGCGGTCCGAAGCCAGGATGCGGCGGTTCGTCGCCGACGCGAGCCACGAGTTGCGCACCCCGCTTGTCGGAATCCGGGGGTTCACCAAGCTGTTCCGGATGGGAGCGCTGACCGCACAGGCCGACGTCGAGCGAACCATGGACCGCATCGAGCGCGAGTCGCTGCGGCTGACCCGGCTCGTCGAAGACCTGCTGCTGCTCGCTCGCCTCGACGAACAACGCGATCCCGCGTCCTCGTTGGACCTGACTCCGATGGATCTGCGGACCGTGGCCGCCGACGCGCTGCACGACGTGCGCGCGCTCGATCCGTCCCGCCCTGTCGAACTCACCGGCCCTGACGGCGAGGCGCCCTCGGCCGCACCAGCCTGCGCCGACGAAGCCAGGATGCGGCAGGTGGTCACCAATCTTGTCGGTAACGCCGTCCGGCACACCCCCGAAGGCACACCGGTCCGCATCGGCGTCGGCACTGTGGACGATCGGGCCATCCTGGAGATCGCCGACGTCGGCCCGGGGCTGACCAGCGAACAGCAGGCGCGCGTGTTCGACCGCTTCTATCGCGCCGACGATTCCCGCAGCCGCTCCGATGGTGGCGGTGCGGGGCTCGGCCTCGCCATCGCGCACTCACTGGTCACCGCGCACGGCGGAACCATTTCGCTGACCACGGCCCCTGGCGCCGGAGCGACGTTTCGGGTGTCGCTGCCGCTCGCCGCGAGTTCAGAAGCGGCTGAGTGAATCCGGGAACGTTCTGAGAGTTCTCTGAACGCCGGCGAGGGTTCGCCAGCGGGAACGGCTTCGCCTTGCTAGCCGTGCCTCGCGATTCTCAGAACTCTCCCAGAACTTCTCCGAGATCGCTCAAACAGGACGGACAAGCTGTGTTCATCCGGTCCTCGAAGACCGGCACACCAACGCGAAAGGCACAAGATGTCCGCCAAGATCACCCGCCGCGTCGGCGTCGTCGCCGGCCTCGTCCTGCTTCCGGCGATCGCTCTCGGCGGGACGGCAGTCGCCGCGTCCGCCGACAGCCAGCCCGCGAGGAGCCAAGCGAGCCAGACCCAGCAGGTGGACCTGCCCGAAGAGGAGCACAAGATCAAGGTCAGGGGCGAGCTCAGCAAGATCGAGAAGCGGGGTGACACCGAATGGGGCGAGGTCACCGTCGTCTCCGTCGTCTCCCACCCCGGCGCGCCGGGGCTGGACTTCGTCCTCACCCCCGACTCCGTCGTCGAGTTCGAGAACGGCACTCCCGAGGCCGGTGACGAGGTGACCGCCTCCGGCGACGTGCAGAAGGACGGGAAGACGGTTCTCGCCGACCACGTGGTCTTCCACTGATCCGATCTCCTTGCCAGGCTGGTGGCCGGATGCCCTCCGTCCACCAGCCTGGCTCGGCCGCCGATCTCAGCCGACTGCGGTTCCCTCAAGCTCGACCATCAGGGCCGGGATCGCCAGCCTGCTCACCCCGAGCATCGTCGTGACCGGCGCGACGCCCTCGGCGCCCAGCCGCGACGCCAGCACGCCGTAGTGCTGGAAAAGCAGGTCGACATCCGTGGTGTAGACGTTGAGCCGCACGAGATTGGCGAGCGACATGCCCGCCTCGCCGAGAACGGCCTCCAGGTTGCCGAGGCTCAGCGCCAACTGCGCCGCCATGTCACCTGCATGCTGGGGTTTGCCTTCGCCGTCCATCGCGGTCTGCCCCGCGCAGTAGAGGGTCCGGGTGTTCTCTGAGACGAGCTCGCCCTGGTTGAATCCCAGCTCCGCCGACCACGTGACCGGGTTGACCGCCGTTCGTTGCATTGCCACATCAGTTCCATTCGAATCGTCGCGAGGACGGCTTTGCTTCGCCGTCGTACTGATCAGCCTCGCAACGAATCACGACATCCTCTGTCGGGTATTCCGGTACCGTCGCGCTATGCGCGCCGACCGGCTGGTCTCGCTTGTGCTGTTGCTGCGTCAGCGCGGCAGACTGTCCGCGACGACGCTCGCCCGTGAGCTGGAGGTGTCCACTCGCACCGTGCTGCGCGACATCGAGTCGCTGTCCTCGGCCGGTGTTCCGGTCTACGCCGAACGCGGCAGGCACGGCGGCTTCGCGCTGCTGCCCGGTTTCCGCACCGAGCTCACTGGTCTGAACCATGACGAGGCACTTGCCTTGCTGGTCGCCGGATCGCGGCGCGGTGCTCAGGCATTCGGCCTCGGCTCGGCACTCGCCTCGGCGATGCTCAAGGTGGTCGACGCGCTACCCGAGCACCACAGGGACACGGCGGCCGGGGTAGCGGAGCGATTGCTCATCGACCCGGAGACCGACCTGTTGTCACGAAGACAGGATGCCGAGGAGGTACCGGAGCCCATCGTGGCCGAGGTCCGGCGCGCGGTGTTCGCCGGAACCAAACTGCGCATCCGCTACGCGGCCGCCGACCAGCCCGCGAAGTGGCGCACGGTGGACCCGATCGGCCTGGTCACCGTGCGCGACCGAGGCTATCTGCTGGCCACGCGATCCGGCGCCGACCGCACCTACCGGCTCTCCAGGGTGTTTGCCGCCACCGCGCTTGCCGAACCGGCGCGGCGACCGGAACGGGTCGACCTCGACCGGGCCTGGCAGGAACGTGGCACGCGGTTTCAGACAGGCGGCGACACGATCACCGTGCTGGCACGGGTGAATCCGGCACGGCGGGACGAAGTGGTGAGCACCGCGCTCGCCGTTCTCGCCGAAGAAACCGACGACGACGGCCTGCTGCGGCTAAAAGTGACCTTTCAGGATTCCCGGCACGCCGAATGGGCGCTGTGGCAGCTCGGCACGGACGCGGAAGCCCTGACTCCCCAATCGTTGCGCGCCGGTCTGCGTGACCGCGCCACCGCGATCGCCGCCACCTACGAAGCTTCTACCTGAGCGCAGGTGAGCCACGCCACCTCGCGGACAAGCTCGCGATCGCGGCCGAGGTCTCCCGAGTACCTTCGAGCGAGCACACGCACAAGAGTCAGGATGTCATCACCATCGGCGGCAACTGGGCGACCGTGAGGTCTCAACGCACGGTGCTCGCGATCGTGCACAACATCACCGCGGCGACCCGCCTGCTCGATGTCCTCCAGTTACTCGGTCACGACGACCGGATCCAGACCGTCTTCACCATCCCCGGCTCGTCCGCGTTCACCGAGGGCACCGACCGTTTCCTGACGGAACACGGCATCCGGCTCCACGAACCAGGAACGCTCGGCGACTCGAAGATCGATCTCGTCATCTCGGCGAGCTTCGGCGATGAGCTGAACTTCCGGCCCGCGCCCAAAGTGGTCCTGCCACACGGCATCGGCTACAACAAGTACCTGAACCGGGAACCAGGAACAGGAAACGTATTCGGGCTCTCCGCGGAATGGCTTTACGACAAGCACGGTGACCTTGTCGCCGACCTGCTTGTCCTTTCCCATGAGGAACAACTGGACCGGCTTCGCCGATCTTGTCCCGGCGCGACGCACATCGCTCTGGTCGCCGGAGACCCATGTCTGGACCGGATGCTCGCGAGCGCACCTCTTCGTCCCGTCTACCGGCGCGCGTTCGGTGTCACTCGCGGCCAACGGCTGGTACTGGTGTCCTCGACGTGGGGCGAACAATCGCTGCTGGCGCAGCACCCGGAGACGATCCGCGAGATGGCGCGACTTCCGCTCGACGAGTACCGGGTCGTCGTGGCGTTGCATCCCAATATCGGCGCATGGCACTCGTCGTGGCAGGTGGCGCGCTGGCTGGACGACTGTGAACGGGCGGGCGTCACCGTGCTCCCGCCACTGGAAGGGTGGCGGGCCGCACTGGTCGCGGCCGACCTGGTGATCGGCGACCACGGCTCGGTGCCCTTCTACGGCGCCGCCATCGGCCGTCCCGTACTGCTGGCCCGAGCGCCGGAACACACGATGGCACCGGATTCGGCCGTCGGCCGGTTCTTGCGTGCCGCGCCCCGGTGGAAGCCGGGACAGGACCTGGCCGCGCGGTCCGACGCCGTCATCCGTGAGCACGACCCGGAAACCCTGCGACCGGTCACTGAGCTGGCTTCCTCCGCTGTCGGCGAGTCGGCTTCCCTGCTGCGCAAGGCTTTCTACCGGTTGCTCGATCTACCCGAACCGGCAGATCCCGCCGAGGTCCGGACCGTCCCCGTACCCACCGAAGGTATCCGGGAAGCCTCCGCGCAGTTGGTACGCGCCGAACTCGTGGACGACGCGACGGTGGAGATCACTCGCTATCCGGCCGAACTGATGTCCGTCGAGGACGCTCTGCCCTCCGGGACCCACCTGGTCAGCGACACCGAGACACCGGCGCGCCGGATGCTCGAACTGGCCGAGATCATGGTCGTTCCGGATCCAGCGGATGGCCCCGCCCTGCTGCGTGCCCTGCCCGGATGTCTTCTGGCGACCGGGCAAAGCCGTGACGGCGCGTGGGAAGTGGTCACAAGGGAAGGGCATTGGATTCGCTTCGGCGGGGCCGAAGCGCACGGGAGGTTGTGCGCTTCGCTGGTGCACGCGTGGCTGACGGACGGCCGCGAACTCGCGGACCTGCCGTCCCAAATGTTGCTACGCCACGGTTCCCGACTGGTCGAGCTGACCGTCCGAATCGGATAGTTCCACCGCCGCGACCTTCGACCGGATTTCCCTTTCCTGGTCCGGAAAGCGAACCGCCGCGATCACCGAAGCGCGCTCGTAGGCATCCGTCGCCGCCGTGTCGTCTCCTTGTTTCGCGGCCAGATCTCCCAGCGCGGTCAGGATCAGCATCTCGTCGTAGTGGCGGCCTTGTCCACGCATGGTGTCGAGAGCTCCGGAAAGGTGTGACAGGGCCGAGGCGAAATCGCGGGCGCGGGTGAAAGTGATTCCCAGCCACAGGTCACACTTGGCGACGTTGAACACCTCGGGCTTCGCTGCACGTGCGAACCATTCGCGGGCCGCGAACAGCAGTTCCGTCGCCTCAGCCGCTTCGCGGACCTTGCCGAGGTGCATCCTCGCCAGCGCGCGCCGCCGCTCCATGAGGGATTTCTCGGCGCCCGTTCCGGCCTCGCGCAGTAGCTCCTCGGCCAGCGCGAGGTTTCGCCGCAGCAACCTACCGGCCCGCACCTCGTCACCGTCGGCAAGATACGCCAGCCCGAGCGATTCCACGGCGGTGGCGATCAGATCCTCCACCCCGGATGTTTCGGCGACGGTGAGTGCGTGCTCGAACGTCTCCGCGGCGGCCTTCGGATAGCCGCTTTGCAAATCCGCGAATCCTTTTTGAATCCGCGAAAGCGACTCGATGCCGGACAATCCGGCTCGCGCGGCGGCCACCGCGCCAAGCTCTCCCATCGTCGCGAGATCAGCGAAGTGCTTTCCGCGTTCGTGCAGCGGCCACAACATGATGGCCAGTTCCCAGGCATACTCGGGTTTTCCCGATTCCTCAGCCGCCTCGGCAGCGGCGAGCAGGTTCGCCCGCTCCTCGGCAAGCCAGGTCATCGGTTTCTCCGGCACCCGGTCGTCGAAGGCCGCCAGGTGCGGCAGCAGCCGATCGCGCCACCCGCGCGATGGCAGCACCGCGTGCCCAGCCGCGACCCCGACGGCATGGTAGTAGCCGAGAAAGCGGGCCCGAACGTCGTCGTGAAACTCGTCAGTCGCCGTGTTCGAAGCATGCAGCCGGACCAGGCTGTGCAGGCTCAGCCGTTCCTCGGTGGTCTCGGTGACCAGGCCCGAGACGATGAGCCGGTCGATCGCCTCGCTCGCCTGGCTGTAGCGCATGCGCAGCACCCGCGCGAGTGTTTCCCGAGTCACGCTCTGCGTCCCCGGATGCGCGCCGAGTGCCTGGTAGATCAGTTGTTCGGTCTCACCGAGGCAGTCGTAGGCGGTGTCGAAGACGGCCGCCACCGACAACTCTGGGTTCGGTGACAGCACCGCGAGCCGCCGCTGGTTGTCGTCGAGCGAGGCGACCAGCCGCGCGATGCGGCGGCGCGGGAACTCGGCGAGCAACGCGCCTGCCACGCACAACGCGATGGGCAGGCCGTCGCAGAACTCGATCAACTTGCCGACCTCGTCCGGCTCGGCTTCGACCCGGTCGGCCCCGATGAGCCTGCCGACCAGCTCGCGAGCGGCGACCTCGTCGAACGGCTCCAGGTCCACCGGGGTGACGCGCTCGCCGATGCCAAGTCCGGTGAGGTCTTCCGCCGCCGTGACGAGCATGACGGATCGCCCTGGCCCCGGGGCCAGCATCCGTACCTGACTGGGCGTCAGTGCCTGATCCACGCAGACCGCGACCCTCTTGCCTTTCGTCAGGGAACGGAACATGGCCGCGCGGCCTTCCGCGGTGGCCGGAACGTCGGAGTCCGCTACGCCGGAGGCGATCAGGAACTCCCGCAGCTTGACGCTTTCCAGTCCCTGGGAGCCCCTGGTTCCGGTGAGGTCGGCGTGGAACTGTCCGTCAGGAAGCTCAGCGGCATGGGCCTTGAGCCACTGACGGCCGACCGTTCGTTTGCCCGATCCGCGCAGCCCCTTGAAGAGCATGATGTGCGGCGTCTCGTCCTCGGTACCCGCCCAGGCATCGTCTACCCGCCTGAGTACT comes from the Prauserella marina genome and includes:
- a CDS encoding helix-turn-helix transcriptional regulator codes for the protein MRADRLVSLVLLLRQRGRLSATTLARELEVSTRTVLRDIESLSSAGVPVYAERGRHGGFALLPGFRTELTGLNHDEALALLVAGSRRGAQAFGLGSALASAMLKVVDALPEHHRDTAAGVAERLLIDPETDLLSRRQDAEEVPEPIVAEVRRAVFAGTKLRIRYAAADQPAKWRTVDPIGLVTVRDRGYLLATRSGADRTYRLSRVFAATALAEPARRPERVDLDRAWQERGTRFQTGGDTITVLARVNPARRDEVVSTALAVLAEETDDDGLLRLKVTFQDSRHAEWALWQLGTDAEALTPQSLRAGLRDRATAIAATYEAST
- a CDS encoding sensor histidine kinase, producing the protein MTNPRRSRGLSLRARVLLIASLLLAVGLTVGSVIVTSFLHNHLMSRIDAQLGPMATGMAQQVRSPDSFETTTFADDGGFWDNYVAFLDPDGALIVEQLPRGRPSATDPALPRLDIAAVDTRGGRPFDVPSKDGSETWRVLALTTSNIAADGTSGVQIRRETVVVAASLSEVQATITRLNTISLATGAGLLIVLTVVGSFAIRAGLRPLRRIEVTLAGVAEGDLSQRVPAMAAPGTEIGRLSGALNNMLAQNEAAFTAKERSEARMRRFVADASHELRTPLVGIRGFTKLFRMGALTAQADVERTMDRIERESLRLTRLVEDLLLLARLDEQRDPASSLDLTPMDLRTVAADALHDVRALDPSRPVELTGPDGEAPSAAPACADEARMRQVVTNLVGNAVRHTPEGTPVRIGVGTVDDRAILEIADVGPGLTSEQQARVFDRFYRADDSRSRSDGGGAGLGLAIAHSLVTAHGGTISLTTAPGAGATFRVSLPLAASSEAAE
- a CDS encoding RidA family protein; this translates as MQRTAVNPVTWSAELGFNQGELVSENTRTLYCAGQTAMDGEGKPQHAGDMAAQLALSLGNLEAVLGEAGMSLANLVRLNVYTTDVDLLFQHYGVLASRLGAEGVAPVTTMLGVSRLAIPALMVELEGTAVG
- a CDS encoding response regulator transcription factor; the protein is MASEPGTNLLIVDDEPTVRELLAATLRFAGFAVTSAASGGEGLQQARLNTPDLVLLDVMLPDMDGFEVIQRLRKQAGAGVPVPVLFLSARDDSADKINGLRLGGDDYITKPFDPEELIARIHAVLRRSGGRAPRDTLRVGDLELEVDGHQVLRADTPIRLSPTEFRLLRYLMLNAGTVVSKRQILDQVWEYDFGGDPSIVDTYISYLRRKIDKTTPKLLHTVHGIGYVLREPRT